A stretch of DNA from Triticum dicoccoides isolate Atlit2015 ecotype Zavitan chromosome 2A, WEW_v2.0, whole genome shotgun sequence:
ttagacaagtatttaTCTAattatacaagtaagatttttttttcttttagaaagaagataagaacaagaggctcaccacgatggtgtcggcgacgagatcggcgcgggcaatcgatggtggtgaagacggggacgggacttgacggaccgctaaacctagacaaatctcgaggaaaatggagcttggaggtcgagcttcgagagcagaaagcttaactagtgtggctcgggcatttcattgaacacctcatgtgcataggaggtgagctagagcaccacaaagctccccCATCGCCAGCCAGAAAAAAAGAGAGCGGTGTGGAGTGCTTTGCTCgccggcgatggggtatatataggcacctcattggttccGATTCGTGGCTGGAGCCGGGACAgaaggttgtgggccaggagcgtggaccattggtcccggttcgtgcctggaaCCGAGACAAAAGGTTccagacgaaccgagaccaatgccccacgaggcccggccggcCTCCTGGGCTCACAAACCGGGACGTATGcctccattggtctcggttcgtgactgaaccgggactaatgggttggccAGGCCTGAACCAAAgcgttgttttctactagtgcaccatgatgagacaataaaacatttgttcttccaatacaaattggctcgttctatatggtcagtcatccaaatagcttctggcttgtatcctccttgtagtgttgctaatgtatttgCCAACTGGTTACATGGGATTGATCATAGGTTTAGAACTCTTCTTAGGGTGGGAGTGCTTGCCATTatctggtcgctttggctatgtagaaatgataaggttttcaATGATAAAAGTACTTCTCTGATGCAGGTTATCTATAGATGTACCGGCACTCTTCGTTTATGGTTATCTCTACAACGCGTGGAGAATCGAGACCTGTTTACGAAGGTGTGTACACAATTGAAGGATACGGCAAGGGAtatttttacccaacatgggtggcagcatgatcttaggattgaCCCACCTCCGCTTTAGGCGTTATACGGACTTTACATGTTTGTATTTCACCTTTTTTTCGTTCGTGCGAGAGGACTTTGTTTGGCTGTGCATCTTAATTATGCAGAtgccgggtgtaatgcttaaatattttaagtaataaagcgtccCTTTTCGAAACAGAGGGAGAAAAGAGGGAATTAAAACCCAGATTTTAATCTATTATTTCTAGCAACCATCAGACTAGAACTCTTAATTAAAATCTCACAATAATTTACATTGGCCACATAAAATATTCTTACAAATTCACCTTATCAAACATTATGGATTTATCAAATTCTACGGCCGTGGGCATGGCCTGTCATTTGCTCATCGATAACACGTTTAATGAGCAAGCTTCTTATGCATTCTTCGTTGGCATGTATCCTTTGCCAACTTTTCAAAACTAAAAGTACATCgtctttcttcaataggtggttttGCCAGGCTCAACTCCGGATCCACGCATGGAAAGTGACTTGACCAACCTAGCCGGTAAGCTTCATGGCGAATTTGATGGCCGGGTGAAGGTTTGTTTAACTTTGAGTATATGACGAGCCACTAATCCACTATTACAATTGGTAATTATTAAGTTAGAGATCCTCTTCCAGTAGCCTCGTGTGTATTACTTcctatgttcctaaatataagtctttttaggcatttcaaatgaactataatatatgaatgtatgtagatatattttaaagtgtagattcactcatttcgctCTGTATATAGTcatttattgaaatctctaaaaaaattatatttgggaacggagggggtAGAACTGACTTATTGTGAACTAAATATAATTATTTCGTGGTCCTATATATAAGCAACAAAGAAACAACAAAATCGTCTAGAAAACGCTAGCTAGTTAGATAgatagaagaagaaaaaggaaacccaATTGGGCGTACGTCTAGTCTAGACGCATGGCTTTGGGTGCTGGTAGCCAACGTAGGTGGCATTGGCGTTCTCGCAGTGTGACAAGGTGCCTGCCTGTCCGTTGTAGATGAGGTCGACGTTCTGCAGCACGACGCCGTGGCACGGCACGCCGCACCGGAGCAGCACGGCCACGGGCAATGTCGACGTGCCCTTGATGTTCTTGAACTTAATGTCCTCGAGGGTGACCCCGGAGACGTACCTGTGCTCGCAGTTGTAGTAAGGGCAGTACTTTTGGTCGATGATGATGGGGGTCTGCACGTCCTTCATCACCATGTTCTCGAACAGCATGCGCGCGGCGAGGCTTTTGGTAGGGGAGTTCTCCCACGTCTTGATGCGGACGCCGTTCATGGTGCCATGGAAGGTCATGTCGGTGACGTGGATGCTAGTGACGTCGCCCTCACCGACGTAGCGGCCGAGGCTACCAACGCTCATGCCGTGGCCTGGGCCGCAGTGGACACGGGCGATGTATATATTGTGGTTCCCCTGGCCGATGGAGATGCAGTCGTCGCCGGTGCCGATGCGGGAGTCGGAGATGATCACGCCGGTGTTCCGCTCGATGTGGATGCCGTCCGTGTTAGGGCTGTTCTCGGGCGCATGGATCCGGAGGTTGCTCATCCTCATGTTGTTGTTGTGCAGCAGCGCGATGTGGAAGAACTTGCTGTTCACCGAGGTGATGTCGCGCACCACCGTGTTCTGGTTGTTCAAGAACATCACACTCTGCACGCCATCCATTTAGACATTTTAATCGTCAGATCAGATGTTATTATAACTAAATAGTTGATTCTCACTAacatatttatctcaacatgcaaccgTGTCATCTCATCACGCCATGAAAAATGGCCCACCTCAACACGCAACATGCATGCAAAATTAAAAGTCAAATGTTTTACTTATGTTATTCTCATCAATCATACTCAATAAGTATTTTGTAATTGCATGTGTGTTTCGTTTTAGTAGTTTTCATGTTGTAACATGCATGGGTGGATAGGATACTCACGGTGGGAAGGACTTTGCAATCCTTTCGGACGGGACACTTGTTAAATGGCCAGGAGGCGGCGCCCTGGCCGTCGATGACGCCGCCGTTCTGGCCGACCACGGTGAGGTTTGTCACCCACCCGAACTCAATCCAGTCATTGCCAAAACGCTTCAGatccgttgccgccatgagcacccCCTGGAGCAAGAAGGTGATGGCGAGGGCCTCGCAGGGGCCGTGGAAATGCGCGGGCCCGATGTAGTAGGTCCCCGGCGGGATCACCAGCGTCACCGTGCCAGGCGTCCCGCACGCTTTCTTCCATGCCGCCACCAGCGCCTGCATGCATGCGCGCCGCCAACATGAATCGCACGCACGTATGGATATCGATCGATCGAGCACAACGTAGATCATACCATACCAACGAAGAAGGGAACAAATTAGACGATCAATCTATGGAGGAAACGAACACGCACGCACGTACCTTGGTATCGTCGTCGACCCCGTTGCCTTTAGCGCCGAAGTTCTTGGCGTCGTAGGTGGTCACGTTCTCGGCCTCGGCCGCGGACACGCAGAGAGAGAGGACGCAGAGCAGCGCGTTGACGGCGACGGCCAGCGGGCGCGGCCGCGGCTCCATGATCGACTTGGCTGGTGAGCGAGCTCGCCTCCTCACCCGCAAGGCGCGCGACCCCGGCTAGCTAGCGGAGAATGAGATCCTGTGTCGACTCGACTTGGCCAGCTACTTAGCTCCTCCTAGGTGAGCAGCACGCCGTCTGCGCAGTTTAGGGCATGCCGGCGTCGATCGGCTTGGGGCAGTTGGGCTGTGCCTGGATCACGGCGGAACTGGAGACTGGAGAGCAGCGACGTGCGGACGTGCGGATGCGTATACGAGCCCGCGGGGGGCGCGCGGGAGCGCTGGCGCGCCTCACGCGTGGCGTACGAGGGCGGACCCAGCGACTGAAATCTTCGGATCTGGTCTCTAAACATAGAATCCCTGCACACCCTATCCAATCAGCCGCCGCGTGTCTGACCTCGTGATCATACGATGGTGCATGTGCTGTTCCTGATCTGAAGAAACAATATgttgtttagtactccctccgtttctttttatttTGCAGTCAAGGTTAAACTTTAACTAATTTTTATattaaaaatatcaacattcataatatgaatcaatattagtagatgcatcgtgaaataaattattattttttgagAGTATGCAAATTACGTATCATAGCTTTATAGAAGAAGAGAATTGTAAGTACAAGACGACTACCACTCGCTGCGAACAACCAGTGTAGCACAACTCCACACCCGGCTACCCACGACAACACAACAACAAAACAAAAAGAAACCCAAAAACCGAAAACCTCGCCGCGTCTCGATCTATGTCGGTCACCTCGGAAGAACAACTGCTCCCAAAAGCTTCTCTTGTCGACACACCATCCCCCCTTGATGCCTAAAGGAGGTGGCAGGAGGATGGCAGGACTCGATCCGACCCGATGAAGGCACCATCGGATTCACCAGCGATGACCGTACATAGCACCAGAGATGAACGATGGGGGCAGCAgcgaacaccggaggagtacaccaTAGGAACTCCATGTCTCCCGGCACGATGCTGCCAACAGAGGAACGACGCCAAAGACGCCGCCATCGTACCGATCCATCACTGAATCGAGGCTTTTGCCCGAAGACAACTGCCAACACCAAGCAAGGGAGGGAATGGTGACACACTCGATGACGCCTCCAGGGAAGGGAACGACACCCACATGTGCCATCGTCGCCGGTCCGGCCAAAACCGAACAGCATACTCATTCGTAATGGCGCACATCTCCACTCCTCCAAGGTTTCGGGCAGCACTATCCAAGATGCCTCACACCGTCGTCACCGGAGCAATCTGCCATCAAAGTCGCGCATCAATGGATCTCCCCCACCCACACTGCCGAGAGAACGCGGCCAAGACCAACAGCAACATCACGAACGAAGAGCAACCGCAACCAGCCATGCCGTGCAAGGGCCAGATCAGCCGTGTCGCCCTTCACCCACACTAGGGGACTACCACCAGATCCGATCTGACCCGCACCTCCGAGCACTACACCCCCGCACCAGCTCTCCCGAGGCAGCACCGAACGCACCAAGGGTCCTTCCTGGCAGGGCCTCCATGGCGCCGCCGCCCCCATGGTTGAGCACGCGCCACCACCACAAGCAGTGCTGGCGCACCACCCTCGACCACCGCCCTGCAACGCACTTCACCGGCTCCACCGCCCCGCCGCGCCGTGCTCCGGCGACCGTCACCACGAATCGCGTCGTCGGCCCACCACCATGGCTGCCCTGGGGAGGTCCCGCTCCGCGTGAAGGGGGGCCGTCGAGGGGGCTCAACCAGCACCCACCGCCTTCGTCGGTCGGGAGCGGccaccgccgccggcgccggcgactGCAGCGGCCGGGGTAATggatcttgttggaaatatgccctagaggcaataataaattgattattattatatttccttgttcatgataatcgtttattatccatgctagaattgtattgataggaaactcagatacatgtgtggatacatagacaacaccatgtccctagtaagcctctagttgactagctcgttgatcaatagatggttatggttttctaaccatggacattggatgtcgttgataacgggatcacatcattaggagaatgatgtgatggacaagacccaatcctaagcatagcactagattgtgtagtttgtatgctaaagcttttctaatgtcaagtatcatttccttagaccatgagattgtgcaactctcggataccgtaggagtgctttgggtgtgccaaacatcacaacgtaactgggtgactataaaggtgcactacgggtatctccgaaagtgtttgttgggttggcacgaatcgagactggaatttgtcactccgtgtgacggagaggtatctctgggcccactcggtaggacatcatcataatgtgcacaatgtgatcaaggagttgatcacgggatgatgtgttacggaacgagtaaagagacttgccggtaacgagattgaacaaggtatcgagataccgacgatcgaatctcgggcaagtatcgtaccgctagacaaagggaattgtatacgggattgatcgaatcctcgacatcgtggttcatccgatgagatcatcgtggaacatgtgggaaccaacatgggtatccagatcccattgttggttattgaccggagaacgtctcggtcatgtctgcatgcttcccgaacccgtagggtctacacacttaaggttcggtgacgctagggttatagagatattagtatgcggtaacccgaatgttgttcggagtcccggatgagatcccggacgtcacgaggagttccggaatggtctggaggtaaagaattatatatataggaagtgctatttcggccatcgggacaagtttcggggtcaccggtattgtaccgggaccaccggaagggtcccggggggacaaccgggtggggccacctgccccgaggggccacatgggctgtaggggtgtgcgccttggcctatatgggccaagggcaccagccccaagaggcccatgcgccaagggataaggaaaggaagagtcctaaagggggaaggcacctcctaggtgccttgggggggagggactcctccctagccgcacccttccttggaggaagggccaaggctgcgcccccccccccccctctcccttggccctatatatNNNNNNNNNNNNNNNNNNNNNNNNNNNNNNNNNNNNNNNNNNNNNNNNNNNNNNNNNNNNNNNNNNNNNNNNNNNNNNNNNNNNNNNNNNNNNNNNNNNNNNNNNNNNNNNNNNNNNNNNNNNNNNNNNNNNNNNNNNNNNNNNNNNNNNNNNNNNNNNNNNNNNNNNNNNNNNNNNNNNNNNNNNNNNNNNNNNNNNNNNNNNNNNNNNNNNNNNNNNNNNNNNNNNNNNNNNNNNNNNNNNNNNNNNNNNNNNNNNNNNNNNNNNNNNNNNNNNNNNNNNNNNNNNNNNNNNNNNNNNNNNNNNNNNNNNNNNNNNNNNNNNNNNNNNNNNNNNNNNNNNNNNNNNNNNNNNNNNNNNNNNNNNNNNNNNNNNNNNNNNNNNNNNNNNNNNNNNNNNNNNNNNNNNNNNNNNNNNNNNNNNNNNNNNNNNNNNNNNNNNNNNNNNNNNNNNNNNNNNNNNNNNNNNNNNNNNNNNNNNNNNNNNNNNNNNNNNNNNNNNtgtaggggtgtgcgccttggcctatatgggccaagggcaccagccccaagaggcccatgcgccaagggataaggaaaggaagagtcctaaagggggaaggcacctcctaggtgccttgggggggagggactcctccctagccgcacccttccttggaggaagggccaaggctgcgcccccccccccccccctcccttggccctatatatagtggggggaaggaagGGCAGCCAcacataagccctggcgcctccctctccctcccgtgacacatctccctcctcccgcagtgcttggtgaagccctgttggaatcccgctacttccaccaccacgccgtcgtgctgctggatctccatcaacctttcctttccccttgctggatcaagaaggaggagacgtcgctgctccgtacatgtgttgaacgcggaggtgccgtccgttcggcgctaggattatcggtgatttggatcacgacgagtacgactccatcaacctcgttctcttgaatgcttccgcacgcgatctacaagggtatgtagatccactcctccctcgttgctagatgactccatagatagatcttggtgacacgtaggaaaattttgaattattgctacgttccctaacagtggcatcatgagctaggtctattgcgtagattctatgcacgagtagaacacaaagtagttgtgggcgttgattttgttcaatatgcttaccattactagtccaatcttgattcggcggcattgtgggatgaagcggcccggaccaaccttacacatacgcttacgtgagaccggttccaccgactaacatgcactagttgcataaggtggctggcgggtgtctgtctctcccactttagtcggattagattcgatgaaaagggtccttatgaagggtaaatagcaattggcatatcacgttgtggtctttgcgtaggtaagaaacgttcttgctagaaacccatagcagccacgtaaaacatgcaaacaacaattagaggacgtctaacttgttttgcagggtatgctatgtgatgtgatatggccaaaaggatgtgatgaatgatatatgtgatgtatgagattgatcatgttcttgtaataggaatcacgacttgcatgtcgatgagtatgacaaccggcaggagccataggagttgtcttaatttatttatgacctgcgtgtcaacataaacgtcatgtaattactttactttattgctaatcgttagctgtagaagtagaagtaatagttggcgagacaacttcatgaagacacgatgatggagatcatgatgatggagatcatggtgtcatgccggtgacgatgatgatcatggagccccgaagatggagatcaaaaggagcaatatgatattggacatatcatgtcactatttgattgcatgtgatgtttatcatgtttatacatcttatttgattagaacgacggtagtaaataagatgatctctcattaaaatttcaagaaaagtgttccccctaactgtgcaccgttgcggaagttcgtcgtttcgaagcaccacgtgatgatcgggtgtatagattcttacgttcgaatacaacgggtgttgacgagcctagcatgtacagacatggcctcggaacacatgcaaacacttaggttgacttgacgagcctagcatgtacagacatggcctcggaacacaagagaccgaaaggtcgagcatgagtcatatggtagatacgatcaacatgaagatgttcaccgatgttgactagtccgtctcacgtgatgatcggacacggcctagtttactcggatcatgtaatcacttagatgactagagggatgtctatctgagtgggagttcataagatgaacttgattatcctgaacatagtcaaaaggtcttcgcaaattatgtcgtagctcgcgcttcagttctactgtttagttatgttcctagagaaaatttagttgaaagttgatagtagcaattatgcggattaggtccgtaaactgaggattgtcctcattgcttcatagaaggcttatgtccttaaatgcaccgctcagtgtgctgaacctcgaacgttatc
This window harbors:
- the LOC119352015 gene encoding exopolygalacturonase-like; this encodes MEPRPRPLAVAVNALLCVLSLCVSAAEAENVTTYDAKNFGAKGNGVDDDTKALVAAWKKACGTPGTVTLVIPPGTYYIGPAHFHGPCEALAITFLLQGVLMAATDLKRFGNDWIEFGWVTNLTVVGQNGGVIDGQGAASWPFNKCPVRKDCKVLPTSVMFLNNQNTVVRDITSVNSKFFHIALLHNNNMRMSNLRIHAPENSPNTDGIHIERNTGVIISDSRIGTGDDCISIGQGNHNIYIARVHCGPGHGMSVGSLGRYVGEGDVTSIHVTDMTFHGTMNGVRIKTWENSPTKSLAARMLFENMVMKDVQTPIIIDQKYCPYYNCEHRYVSGVTLEDIKFKNIKGTSTLPVAVLLRCGVPCHGVVLQNVDLIYNGQAGTLSHCENANATYVGYQHPKPCV